One region of Azoarcus sp. CIB genomic DNA includes:
- a CDS encoding FAD-binding oxidoreductase has translation MEAIAEKRTVTSERATAPAQPYDPAYDPLVSTTPGQGRDYAPTYWIGTAGAPPADDGPITHDIDVDVAIIGSGFTGLTAAISLAEKHGIKATVLEANRTAWGCSTRNGGQAQCASGRLKRSQWIARYGLDTALRLHEEVCDAMAYFKEMIRDIDCEPQPGGHLYIAHRPKVMPVLEKEAKILREVFKYDARILDADTVKREYVDDKEAAGAMHEPEGIGIHAGKLAFGYLKKARALGVKVHPASPVMGWETKNGVHYLRTPGGIVRARAVGIATGGYTSNGLHRELKNRLLPILSNSIVTRPLTQAEIDACNFRTTQVITDTRILRHYYRLMPDGRVQIGSRSAISGRDAPEDKYKQFLIRDLHRKFPALGGIQIDYSWWGWVDVSHDMMPRIYQPDPKETIYYALGYGGNGVMYSAQAGRRLAENIAGIRTPELPIFRSKLPFPNVREMVESEMFAPFRRFGQWWLYRWYHMKDEVL, from the coding sequence ATGGAAGCCATTGCAGAAAAGCGGACCGTAACGAGCGAGCGCGCCACGGCGCCGGCGCAGCCTTACGATCCGGCCTACGACCCGCTGGTATCGACCACGCCGGGGCAGGGGCGCGACTATGCGCCGACCTACTGGATCGGCACCGCCGGCGCGCCGCCCGCCGACGACGGTCCGATCACCCACGACATCGACGTCGATGTCGCGATCATCGGCTCCGGCTTCACCGGCCTGACCGCGGCGATCTCGCTCGCGGAAAAGCACGGCATCAAGGCCACCGTGCTCGAAGCCAACCGCACGGCCTGGGGCTGCAGCACGCGCAACGGCGGCCAGGCGCAGTGCGCCTCCGGGCGACTGAAGCGCTCGCAGTGGATCGCACGCTACGGCCTCGACACCGCGCTGCGCCTGCACGAAGAAGTGTGCGATGCGATGGCGTACTTCAAGGAGATGATCCGCGACATCGACTGCGAGCCGCAGCCCGGCGGCCATCTCTACATCGCGCATCGCCCGAAGGTCATGCCGGTGCTGGAGAAAGAAGCCAAGATCCTGCGCGAGGTCTTCAAGTACGACGCGCGCATCCTCGATGCCGACACCGTGAAGCGCGAATACGTCGATGACAAGGAAGCCGCGGGCGCGATGCACGAACCCGAAGGCATCGGCATCCACGCCGGCAAGCTCGCTTTCGGCTACCTGAAGAAGGCGCGCGCGCTGGGCGTGAAGGTGCACCCGGCCAGCCCGGTGATGGGCTGGGAGACGAAGAACGGCGTGCATTACCTGCGCACGCCCGGCGGCATCGTACGCGCCCGCGCGGTCGGCATCGCCACGGGGGGCTACACGTCGAACGGCCTGCACCGCGAGCTCAAGAATCGCCTGCTGCCGATCCTGTCGAACTCGATCGTCACGCGCCCGCTGACCCAGGCCGAGATCGACGCGTGCAATTTCCGCACGACCCAGGTCATCACCGACACGCGCATCCTGCGCCACTACTACCGCCTGATGCCCGACGGCCGCGTGCAGATCGGCAGCCGCAGCGCGATCAGCGGCCGCGACGCGCCCGAGGACAAGTACAAGCAGTTCCTCATCCGCGACCTGCACCGCAAGTTCCCGGCGCTCGGAGGCATCCAGATCGACTACTCGTGGTGGGGCTGGGTGGATGTGAGCCACGACATGATGCCGCGCATCTACCAGCCGGACCCGAAGGAAACGATCTACTACGCGCTCGGCTACGGCGGCAATGGCGTCATGTATTCGGCGCAGGCCGGCCGGCGGCTGGCGGAGAACATCGCCGGCATCCGCACGCCGGAGCTGCCGATCTTCCGCTCGAAGCTGCCCTTCCCGAACGTGCGCGAGATGGTCGAATCGGAAATGTTCGCGCCCTTCCGCCGCTTCGGCCAGTGGTGGTTGTACCGCTGGTACCACATGAAGGATGAAGTCCTGTAA
- a CDS encoding nuclear transport factor 2 family protein, giving the protein MSSLTATPIRSEATVDTLKAFADAWNRHDIEALMSFMAEDCVFHAVAGPDLLGKSFEGREVVRAGFQLAWQTFPDAAWLDGDHFVCGDRGVSESTFSGTKADGTRIEARMVDVFTFRDGKIAVKNAYRKDRPPVATGSN; this is encoded by the coding sequence ATGAGCAGCCTCACCGCCACCCCGATCCGCAGCGAAGCCACCGTCGACACGCTGAAGGCCTTCGCCGACGCCTGGAACCGTCACGACATCGAGGCCCTGATGAGCTTCATGGCCGAGGACTGCGTATTCCATGCGGTCGCCGGCCCCGACCTCCTCGGCAAGAGTTTCGAAGGCCGCGAAGTGGTACGCGCCGGCTTCCAGCTCGCGTGGCAGACCTTCCCCGATGCGGCCTGGCTCGACGGCGACCATTTCGTCTGCGGCGACCGCGGCGTATCGGAATCGACCTTCAGCGGCACCAAGGCCGACGGCACGCGCATCGAGGCGCGCATGGTCGATGTCTTCACCTTCCGCGACGGCAAGATCGCGGTCAAGAACGCCTACCGCAAGGACCGCCCGCCGGTCGCCACGGGAAGCAACTGA
- a CDS encoding thiazole synthase, whose protein sequence is MNLNDTPDETRPAATDAGLTIAGRTYASRLLVGTGKYRDFDETRAAVDASGTDIVTVTIRRVNIGQHAHEPSLLDAVPPDRFTILPNTGGCYNAKDAVYTLQLARELLGGHSLCKLEVLGDDKTLFPNMPETLKAAETLVKDGFQVMVYCSDDPIQARILEDIGCVAVMPLASLIGSGMGILNPWNLSLIIEQARVPVIVDAGVGTASDAAIAMELGCDGVLMNTAIAHAREPVRMARAMRLAVQGGREAFLAGRMPRRFAASPSSPMAGRIA, encoded by the coding sequence ATGAACTTGAACGACACCCCGGATGAAACCCGGCCCGCCGCGACCGACGCGGGGCTCACGATCGCCGGGCGGACCTACGCGTCGCGCCTGCTGGTGGGCACCGGCAAGTACCGCGATTTCGACGAGACCCGCGCCGCGGTCGACGCGAGCGGCACCGACATCGTCACCGTGACGATCCGCCGCGTGAACATCGGCCAGCACGCCCACGAGCCGAGCCTGCTCGACGCCGTGCCGCCCGACCGTTTCACGATCCTGCCGAACACCGGCGGCTGCTACAACGCGAAGGACGCGGTCTACACCTTGCAGCTCGCGCGCGAACTGCTCGGCGGCCACAGCTTGTGCAAGCTCGAGGTGCTCGGTGACGACAAGACCCTGTTCCCGAACATGCCCGAGACGCTGAAGGCGGCCGAGACTCTCGTGAAGGACGGTTTTCAGGTGATGGTGTATTGCAGCGACGACCCGATCCAGGCGCGCATCCTCGAGGACATCGGCTGCGTCGCGGTGATGCCGCTGGCGAGCCTGATCGGCTCGGGCATGGGCATCCTCAACCCGTGGAACCTGTCGCTCATCATCGAGCAGGCGCGGGTGCCGGTGATCGTCGATGCCGGCGTGGGCACCGCGTCCGATGCGGCGATCGCGATGGAGCTCGGTTGCGACGGGGTGCTGATGAACACCGCGATCGCCCATGCGCGCGAGCCGGTGCGCATGGCGCGGGCGATGCGCCTGGCGGTGCAGGGCGGGCGCGAGGCCTTCCTCGCGGGACGCATGCCGCGCCGCTTCGCCGCCTCGCCGTCGTCGCCGATGGCCGGTCGCATCGCGTGA
- the thiS gene encoding sulfur carrier protein ThiS has translation MVSVTIELNGAAHVLRAGRTLHDLIASLDLLGKRVAVAINREVVPSPRWPGRILKPDDRVEVVVAIGGG, from the coding sequence GTGGTAAGCGTAACGATAGAACTGAACGGCGCTGCGCATGTGTTGCGCGCCGGCCGCACGCTGCACGACCTCATCGCGAGCCTCGACCTGCTGGGCAAGCGCGTCGCCGTCGCGATCAACCGCGAAGTGGTCCCGTCGCCGCGCTGGCCGGGCCGGATCCTGAAGCCGGACGATCGCGTCGAGGTCGTCGTCGCGATCGGCGGCGGCTAA
- a CDS encoding putative sulfate exporter family transporter, whose product MTTQTTIAPPAMFSEVRVLMPGFMLCAVIAVAATFVSEHYGGPQFLYALLLGIAFHFLSDNDKCIPGIEVSAKKLVRFGVALLGARIVASDVSDLGLIGVGALVGAVVLTIGFGLLLARVLGLPPLLGLLSGGGTGICGISATLAISSTLPATRETERYTLLTAIGVAIFSTVAMVLYPLVVKAAGLSVSEAGLFLGGSIHDVAQVVGAGLIISPEVGDAATLAKMFRVAMLMPVVVVLALVFHAERKKENGGKAGKTPILPLFLVAFAALAALNSLGLLSHEVVEASSTLSRWCLVISIAALGVKTSLEKLAELGWKPIVLLSGEALFVAAYMLAVVFAARLIAVQ is encoded by the coding sequence ATGACCACTCAAACGACAATTGCGCCGCCCGCGATGTTCAGCGAGGTGCGTGTGCTGATGCCGGGATTCATGCTGTGCGCCGTGATCGCGGTCGCGGCAACTTTCGTGTCCGAGCATTACGGCGGACCGCAGTTTCTCTACGCGCTGCTGCTGGGCATCGCGTTCCATTTCCTCTCCGACAACGACAAGTGCATCCCCGGCATCGAGGTCTCCGCCAAGAAGCTCGTGCGCTTCGGCGTCGCGCTGCTCGGGGCGCGCATCGTCGCGAGCGACGTCAGCGACCTGGGTCTGATCGGCGTCGGTGCGCTCGTCGGCGCGGTGGTGCTGACCATCGGCTTCGGCCTGCTGCTCGCCCGCGTGCTCGGGCTGCCGCCGCTGCTGGGCCTGCTGTCGGGCGGCGGTACGGGCATCTGCGGCATCTCGGCGACGCTCGCGATCTCCTCGACCCTGCCCGCCACCCGCGAGACCGAGCGCTACACGCTGCTCACCGCGATCGGCGTGGCGATCTTCTCGACTGTCGCGATGGTGCTGTACCCCCTGGTCGTGAAGGCCGCGGGCCTCTCGGTGAGCGAGGCGGGGCTCTTCCTCGGCGGCTCGATCCACGACGTCGCGCAGGTCGTCGGCGCGGGCCTGATCATCTCGCCGGAAGTGGGCGACGCGGCGACGCTGGCGAAGATGTTCCGTGTCGCGATGCTGATGCCGGTGGTCGTCGTGCTTGCGCTGGTGTTCCACGCCGAGCGCAAGAAGGAAAACGGCGGCAAGGCCGGAAAGACGCCGATCCTGCCGCTCTTCCTGGTCGCCTTCGCGGCGCTGGCGGCGCTCAACAGCCTGGGCCTGCTGTCGCACGAGGTGGTCGAGGCGAGCTCGACGCTGTCGCGCTGGTGCCTGGTGATCTCGATCGCCGCGCTGGGCGTGAAGACGTCGCTGGAGAAGCTCGCCGAACTGGGCTGGAAGCCGATCGTGCTGCTGTCGGGCGAAGCGCTGTTCGTCGCTGCCTACATGCTGGCAGTGGTCTTCGCCGCCCGCCTGATCGCGGTGCAATGA
- the xsc gene encoding sulfoacetaldehyde acetyltransferase → MSEQDRRTVVSGPHKMTPSEAFVETMVANGVTDMFGIMGSAFMDAMDIFAPAGIRLIPVVHEQGAGHMADGFSRVSGRHGVVIGQNGPGISNCVTSIAAAYWAHSPVVIVTPETGTMTMGLGGFQECKQLPMFQEFTKYQGHVTHPARMAEYTGRCFDRAMSEMGPTQLNIPRDYFYGEITCEIPKPSRLDRGAGGEASLNEAAELLATAKFPVIISGGGVVMADAIEECKALAERLGAPVVNSYLHNDSFPASHPLWCGPLGYQGSKAAMKLMAQADVVIALGSRLGPFGTLPQHGMDYWPKNAKIIQIDADNKMLGLVKKISVGICGDAKAAAKALTWRLTGRTLECDATREQRFAKVQAEKEAWERELDEWTHERDPFSLDMIEENAKEKPFSGGEYLHPRQVLRELEKAMPPDVMVSTDIGNINSVANSYLRFEKPRSFFAAMSFGNCGYAFPTIIGAKVAAPHRPAVSYAGDGAWGMSLMETMTCVRHNIPVTAVVFHNRQWGAEKKNQVDFYNRRFVAGELDNQSFAEIARAMGAEGITVDRLEDVGPALTKAIDLQMNHGKTCIIEIMCTRELGDPFRRDALSKPVRFLDKYKDYV, encoded by the coding sequence ATGAGCGAACAAGACCGCCGCACCGTCGTCAGCGGCCCGCACAAGATGACCCCGTCCGAAGCCTTCGTGGAAACCATGGTGGCCAACGGCGTGACCGACATGTTCGGGATCATGGGCTCGGCCTTCATGGACGCGATGGACATCTTCGCGCCGGCCGGCATCCGCCTGATCCCGGTGGTGCATGAACAGGGCGCCGGCCACATGGCCGACGGCTTTTCGCGCGTGTCGGGCCGCCATGGCGTGGTGATCGGCCAGAACGGCCCGGGCATCTCCAACTGCGTGACCTCGATTGCGGCGGCCTACTGGGCGCACAGCCCGGTGGTGATCGTGACCCCCGAAACCGGCACGATGACGATGGGTCTCGGCGGCTTCCAGGAATGCAAGCAGCTGCCGATGTTCCAGGAGTTCACCAAGTACCAGGGTCACGTGACCCACCCGGCGCGCATGGCCGAATACACCGGGCGCTGCTTCGACCGCGCGATGAGCGAGATGGGCCCGACCCAGCTCAACATCCCGCGCGACTACTTCTACGGCGAGATCACCTGCGAGATCCCCAAGCCGAGCCGCCTCGACCGTGGTGCCGGTGGCGAAGCGAGCCTCAACGAAGCGGCCGAATTGCTGGCAACCGCCAAGTTCCCGGTGATCATCTCCGGCGGCGGCGTCGTGATGGCCGACGCAATCGAGGAGTGCAAGGCGCTCGCCGAGCGCCTGGGCGCGCCGGTCGTCAATAGCTACCTGCACAACGACTCCTTCCCCGCGAGCCACCCGCTGTGGTGCGGCCCGCTCGGCTACCAGGGGTCGAAGGCGGCGATGAAGTTGATGGCGCAAGCCGACGTCGTGATCGCGCTCGGTTCGCGCCTCGGCCCCTTCGGTACGCTGCCGCAGCACGGCATGGACTACTGGCCGAAGAACGCCAAGATCATCCAGATCGACGCCGACAACAAGATGCTCGGCCTGGTGAAGAAGATCTCGGTGGGCATCTGCGGCGACGCCAAGGCCGCGGCCAAGGCGCTGACCTGGCGCCTGACCGGCCGCACGCTGGAATGCGATGCGACGCGCGAGCAGCGCTTCGCCAAGGTGCAGGCCGAGAAGGAAGCCTGGGAGCGCGAGCTCGACGAGTGGACGCACGAGCGCGACCCCTTCAGTCTCGACATGATCGAGGAGAACGCCAAGGAGAAGCCCTTCTCCGGCGGCGAATACCTGCATCCGCGCCAGGTGCTGCGCGAGCTCGAAAAGGCGATGCCGCCCGACGTGATGGTGTCGACCGACATCGGCAACATCAACTCGGTCGCCAACAGCTATCTGCGTTTCGAGAAGCCGCGCAGCTTCTTTGCCGCGATGAGCTTCGGCAACTGCGGCTATGCGTTCCCGACGATCATCGGCGCCAAGGTGGCTGCGCCGCATCGTCCGGCGGTGTCCTACGCCGGTGACGGCGCCTGGGGCATGAGCCTGATGGAGACGATGACCTGCGTGCGGCACAACATCCCGGTGACGGCGGTGGTGTTCCACAACCGCCAATGGGGCGCGGAGAAGAAGAACCAGGTGGACTTCTACAACCGCCGCTTCGTTGCCGGGGAGCTCGACAACCAGAGCTTCGCCGAGATCGCGCGGGCGATGGGCGCCGAAGGCATCACCGTGGATCGGCTGGAGGACGTGGGCCCGGCGCTGACGAAGGCCATCGACCTGCAGATGAACCACGGCAAGACCTGCATCATCGAGATCATGTGCACGCGCGAACTGGGCGACCCGTTCCGCCGCGACGCGCTGTCGAAGCCGGTGCGGTTCCTGGATAAGTACAAGGACTACGTGTGA
- a CDS encoding amino acid permease has translation MKAESGNSGGLQHGLKQRHMTMIALGGVIGAGLFVGSGVVIKSAGPAAVLSFLITGGLVVLVMRMLGEMAVAMPSVGAFYEFARTAWADRPAVGDLAGFLTGWMYWYFWVIVVALEAVAGADLVRYWLPDVPAWIISLVLLVTLTMTNLISVKSFGEFEFWFASIKVAAIVVFLFLGGLYVLGMWPDATASLANLTEHGGFMPNGIVPVLTGAVAATGFYFGAEIVTVAAAETAEPERAVAKATNSVITRVLFFYVGSVLLVVCLVPWNSAAMATPYVSALNAIGIPAAAQIMNAIVLTAVLSALNSGLYASSRMLFALTRRGDAPKGLAKVSRNGVPVRAILLGTLFGYVAVVMSYVSPDTVFAFLVNSYGTVAIFVYVSIAISQLRLRARLEKEDPSRLRVKMWCYPYLTWVAIVGMLAIVVAMAFIPEQRTPLLLGVVSLAILLALYGMKSLWRAKPDLTSVMIDTQAFEKS, from the coding sequence GTGAAAGCGGAATCTGGAAATTCAGGCGGGCTGCAGCACGGCCTCAAGCAGCGGCACATGACGATGATCGCGCTGGGCGGCGTGATCGGCGCCGGCCTCTTCGTCGGCAGCGGCGTGGTGATCAAGTCGGCCGGTCCGGCCGCGGTGTTGTCCTTCCTGATCACCGGCGGGCTGGTGGTGCTGGTGATGCGCATGCTCGGCGAGATGGCCGTCGCGATGCCTTCAGTCGGCGCCTTCTATGAGTTCGCGCGCACCGCCTGGGCGGACAGGCCGGCCGTCGGCGATCTCGCCGGCTTCCTCACGGGCTGGATGTACTGGTACTTCTGGGTCATCGTCGTCGCGCTCGAAGCCGTTGCCGGCGCAGACCTGGTGCGCTACTGGTTGCCCGACGTGCCTGCCTGGATCATCAGCCTGGTGTTGCTCGTAACCCTCACGATGACCAACCTGATATCGGTGAAGTCCTTCGGCGAGTTCGAGTTCTGGTTCGCGTCGATCAAGGTCGCGGCGATCGTCGTGTTCCTGTTCCTCGGCGGCCTGTACGTGCTGGGGATGTGGCCGGACGCCACGGCCAGCCTCGCCAACCTGACCGAGCACGGCGGCTTCATGCCGAACGGCATCGTACCGGTGCTGACCGGAGCGGTTGCAGCGACGGGCTTTTACTTCGGCGCCGAAATCGTCACGGTCGCAGCGGCCGAAACGGCAGAGCCCGAGCGTGCCGTGGCGAAGGCGACGAACTCCGTGATCACGCGCGTGCTGTTCTTCTACGTCGGCTCGGTGTTGCTGGTCGTATGTCTCGTACCGTGGAATTCCGCCGCGATGGCGACGCCCTATGTCAGCGCGCTCAACGCAATCGGCATTCCGGCGGCTGCGCAGATCATGAACGCAATCGTCCTGACGGCCGTGCTCTCGGCGCTGAATTCGGGCCTCTACGCTTCCTCGCGCATGCTCTTCGCGCTGACGCGTCGCGGCGACGCGCCCAAGGGCCTTGCAAAGGTGAGCCGCAACGGCGTACCGGTGCGCGCGATCCTCCTCGGCACGCTGTTCGGGTACGTGGCGGTCGTCATGTCCTACGTCTCGCCCGACACGGTATTCGCCTTCCTCGTCAATTCCTACGGCACGGTCGCGATCTTTGTCTACGTGTCGATCGCCATCTCGCAACTGCGCCTGCGCGCGCGACTGGAGAAGGAAGACCCCAGCCGGCTGCGCGTGAAGATGTGGTGCTACCCCTACCTCACCTGGGTCGCGATCGTCGGCATGCTCGCGATCGTCGTCGCGATGGCCTTCATCCCCGAGCAGCGCACACCGCTCCTGCTGGGCGTCGTGAGCTTGGCCATCCTGCTCGCCCTGTACGGCATGAAAAGCCTGTGGAGGGCGAAACCAGATCTCACATCCGTCATGATCGATACACAGGCCTTCGAGAAGTCCTGA
- a CDS encoding AAA family ATPase: protein MTELALDTPDQLVPVRSLFGIDSDLKVPAFATRDDHVPEIDAAYRFNPDVTLAILAGFTRDRRVMVQGLHGTGKSTHIEQVAARLNWPCVRVNLDGHISRLDLVGKDAIVVRDGRQVTEFQEGIVPWALQRPVALIFDEYDAGRPDVMFVIQRILERDGKFTLLDQNRVIRPHPFFRLFATSNTVGLGNLTGMYHGTQVLNHAQIDRWNIVATLNYLPRDEEVAIVLARVPAKNYDKGRQLVASMVAVAALTRQGFAAGDLSTLMSPRTVITWAENCEIFRNPALAFRLSFLNKCDEVERPIVAEYYQRCFGEELDESWSGESRIGEAAAK, encoded by the coding sequence GTGACGGAACTCGCGCTCGACACCCCGGACCAGCTGGTTCCGGTCCGCTCGCTGTTCGGAATCGATTCCGACCTGAAGGTGCCGGCCTTCGCTACCCGCGACGACCACGTGCCCGAGATCGACGCGGCCTACCGCTTCAATCCGGACGTGACGCTCGCGATCCTCGCCGGCTTCACGCGCGACCGCCGCGTGATGGTGCAAGGCCTGCACGGCACCGGTAAATCGACCCACATCGAACAGGTCGCCGCACGCCTGAACTGGCCTTGCGTGCGCGTGAACCTCGACGGCCACATCAGCCGCCTGGACCTCGTCGGCAAGGATGCGATCGTCGTGCGCGACGGCCGGCAGGTCACCGAATTCCAGGAAGGCATCGTGCCGTGGGCACTACAGCGCCCCGTCGCGCTGATCTTCGACGAGTACGACGCCGGCCGCCCCGACGTGATGTTCGTGATCCAGCGCATCCTCGAGCGCGACGGCAAGTTCACGCTGCTCGACCAGAACCGCGTGATCCGCCCGCATCCCTTCTTCCGCCTGTTCGCGACCTCGAACACGGTGGGCCTGGGCAACCTCACCGGCATGTACCACGGCACCCAGGTGCTCAACCACGCGCAGATCGACCGCTGGAACATCGTCGCGACGCTGAACTACCTGCCGCGCGACGAGGAGGTCGCGATCGTGCTCGCGCGCGTGCCGGCGAAGAACTACGACAAGGGCCGCCAGCTCGTCGCGTCGATGGTCGCCGTGGCGGCGCTCACGCGCCAAGGCTTCGCCGCGGGCGACCTGTCGACGCTGATGTCGCCACGCACCGTGATCACCTGGGCCGAGAACTGCGAGATCTTCCGCAATCCCGCGCTCGCCTTCCGTCTCTCCTTCCTCAACAAGTGCGACGAGGTCGAACGCCCCATCGTCGCCGAGTACTACCAGCGCTGCTTCGGCGAGGAGCTCGACGAATCGTGGAGCGGTGAATCAAGAATCGGCGAAGCGGCGGCGAAGTGA